A DNA window from bacterium contains the following coding sequences:
- a CDS encoding hydrogenase maturation nickel metallochaperone HypA: protein MHEMYIAECILDAARRALPETCAPEDVTHVTVRVGMLDAVVPDTLIYLFNAVKCSRGFAQANLEIEEEDVCCKCKSCSAAFSPKDALFVCPTCFSSSVTVIRGRGLTLMELTLNELEA from the coding sequence ATGCACGAAATGTACATAGCCGAGTGCATTTTGGATGCAGCGCGGCGGGCGCTGCCGGAAACGTGCGCACCGGAAGATGTGACACATGTGACGGTACGAGTCGGCATGCTCGACGCAGTAGTGCCGGATACGCTGATCTACCTGTTCAACGCAGTTAAATGCAGCCGTGGATTTGCACAAGCAAATCTCGAAATTGAAGAAGAGGATGTTTGCTGCAAGTGCAAGTCGTGCAGCGCAGCGTTCTCGCCGAAGGACGCATTGTTTGTTTGTCCGACCTGTTTTTCGAGCAGCGTGACCGTCATCCGCGGCCGCGGCCTGACGCTCATGGAACTTACGTTAAACGAGCTGGAGGCTTGA
- the hypE gene encoding hydrogenase expression/formation protein HypE, with protein MKHVNSITLDHGAGGTTMRRLIQSVIAMRFGGVELARLNDGAEIAVNGERLVFTTDSYVIQPLEFPGGDIGKLAVCGTVNDLAVMGAVPRWLSVGFILEEGLGVDLLERICDSIARTALEAGVEIVTGDTKVVPRGACDQIFINTSGVGTLPHGIGRSGNQIADGDAVIVSGTLGEHALAVLSARADVSLRSNIVSDCAPLGGMIGAVLQASGGVKWMRDPTRGGLAASLDELAESGPYSIMIQEHALPVTAASRAFCDLLGYDPVHLANEGKVVIISAHDEAKQVLSVLRATEHGKNAAVIGNIQRSKEPAVLIQTTGGGVRCIHRPAGELLPRIC; from the coding sequence ATGAAGCACGTGAACTCCATCACGCTTGATCACGGTGCAGGTGGCACAACGATGCGGCGTCTCATTCAGAGCGTCATCGCTATGCGCTTTGGCGGAGTGGAATTGGCGAGGCTGAATGACGGTGCGGAAATTGCCGTGAACGGCGAACGCCTTGTGTTCACGACCGACTCTTATGTGATCCAGCCGCTCGAATTTCCCGGCGGTGACATTGGCAAACTGGCCGTATGCGGGACGGTCAACGATTTGGCGGTCATGGGCGCGGTGCCGCGCTGGCTGTCCGTAGGGTTTATACTGGAAGAGGGTTTGGGCGTTGACCTACTCGAACGCATCTGTGACTCTATCGCGCGCACGGCGCTCGAGGCGGGCGTTGAAATTGTCACCGGCGATACGAAAGTCGTGCCGCGCGGTGCGTGCGACCAGATATTCATCAACACGTCAGGCGTTGGCACCCTGCCGCATGGGATAGGGAGGAGTGGAAATCAGATCGCAGATGGTGACGCCGTCATCGTCAGCGGGACTTTGGGGGAACATGCGCTGGCAGTGTTGAGCGCGCGGGCCGATGTCTCGTTGCGGTCAAACATCGTTAGTGATTGCGCACCGTTGGGCGGGATGATCGGTGCGGTATTGCAGGCCAGCGGCGGTGTGAAGTGGATGCGTGATCCAACGCGCGGCGGCCTGGCGGCAAGTCTCGATGAATTGGCCGAGAGCGGGCCGTACTCGATCATGATTCAGGAACACGCATTGCCGGTTACGGCAGCGTCCCGGGCGTTTTGTGACCTGCTTGGATACGATCCTGTGCATTTGGCCAACGAGGGCAAAGTTGTGATTATCTCGGCGCACGACGAAGCGAAACAGGTGCTCAGCGTTCTTCGAGCGACGGAACACGGGAAGAATGCCGCGGTCATTGGCAACATCCAAAGGTCGAAAGAGCCGGCAGTACTGATTCAGACCACGGGCGGTGGCGTGCGATGCATTCATCGTCCGGCGGGTGAGCTGCTACCGCGCATCTGCTGA